The Polyangium mundeleinium genome contains the following window.
GCCAAGTTTGCGCGTCTCCTCGACGATCACGCGGCCTTCGACGCCCGGATCTCGCAGCTCCCCACCGAGAAGGACGTGATCGATTATTTCCGCTGGCGGCACGAGGATGCCCACCGCAATGCGCTGGGCGGGCATTGTTACTGGCTCCTTCGATCCCAGGGGCTCACGGATCGCGCGGCCACGCGGCAGCTCGAAGGGCAGTCGGTGGCGGATCGGAACGAGCTGCTCTTCCAGCACGGGATCCAGTTCAACGACCTGCCGGCCTGGCAAAAACGCGGCGTGGGCTTCCATTACCGCGATGTCGAGCACGTCGGCAGGGATGGGCGGGATGGAAGCGCCGTCGTAACAACGCGGCGCAGGCTCCACGTAGAGTTCGAGTTGCCGCTGGGAATGGCGTACACCGCGTTCGTTCGTCAGCGGATCGAGGAGGCGACGCCTTCAAAGCCGGGCGCGGGAGACGAGGAGCGCCCCGACACGTGACCTCGTCGTGCATGCCGTCGCGCCGGGGCGCTGCCCCGGACCCCGCGGGGGCTGTTCGCCCCTCGACCCGAACCAGGCACGGCCTGGACCGGGGGTGGAAGAACTGCGCGGTGCGCAGTTCTTCCAACGGGCCGGTGGCAAGACCATGGAGGTGGGTTTCAAGCTGGCGACGGGCACGCTGCCGGCTGAACCTGCAGCGCTGCCGTCTTGGTTGGCAGGGTCGTCGCCGGTCTTGACCGCGGCTGTTCGATGAACTGCGCGGAGCGCAGTTCATCGACCCAAGGTCCAGGGCTGGCCCTGGTCCGGGTCCCGGGGCGGACAGCCCCGGGTGGGGCCTGGGGCAACGCCCCAGCGCGGCGCGTCCGGGTCCCCGCAGAATCCCCTGCATCCACGCAAGATCGCGATGACTTCCCGTGGATGACCGCCTGCGGCGCCGCAACGCGGCCCCCGTCCGCGCGCCCGCCGACGTTCGGCGTCGTGAGCCGCTGCTCCTGGGCGTGTCCTCTGCGCTGCGGCGCCGCAGGAGGCAATTGGCGCTCATGCGTACCCGAAAGGCGGCGCTGCAGCTCGAAAACCCTGCCCCGGAGTCGCCGACCTGCGGCGTGGCAAACCTCCCTCTGCGAGGCCGTCTTCCCTTCGACGGCGCCGCAGGTCCCCGAGCGCGCTCTGCGCCCTCCATCCTGCAGTGCTGGAGGGCGCACGTTGCCCGTTGAACCTGCAGCGCCGCGGCCTTGGTCGGCAGGGTCGCTCTCGGTCTTCCCTGCGGCTGTTCGATGGACTGCGCATCGCGCAGTTCATCGACCCCGAGTCCAGCGCTTGCGCTGGTCCGGGTCCAGGGGCGGACAGCCCCGGTGGGGCCTGGGGCAAAGCCCCAGCTCTGCGCCTTCGAGAGACTTGACAGCCTGGCGCGCTCGACGGTCCGATGAAGCGCATGGATCGCTCGACCGCTCCGCGCCTGCTCCTGGGCCTCGCGCTCTTCGCGCATGCCGCGTGCGGAGGGGCGGCCCCGCACGAGCCGGCGCCCAAGGTGGCCACGAGCACCACCGCCGTAGGCGCATGCGAGGGCACCACCGAGGTCACTTGCCGGACGGCGTGTGACGGCGGGAACGTGGCCTGCTGCGAGCGCCTGGGCGACCTCGTGTTGCGGGATCGCGACCGCGGACCCTCGCGGGCGCTCGCAGCGGCGGAGGCGCTCGGCAAGGCGTGCAGCGGCGGCCACGCGCGCGGCTGCCAGAAGCTCTCGCGGCTCATGCTGCACGGGTTTCCCGGGGCGCTCGCCGCCGACCCGACGCAGGCCGTCACCCTCGCGCGCCGCGCCTGCGACGGCGGGGATCCCGCCGGATGCGGCGATCTCGGGCGGATGTTCCTCCACGGCGTCGGCGCCGACCTCGACGATCAGCGCGGCGCGCCGCTGCTCGCGAACGCCTGCGACGCGGGCGACGGCACGAGCTGTGACGTGCTCGGCGTCGCGCTCCTCTTCGGCCTCGCGGTCACGCCGGATCCCGAGCGCGCGCAGGCGCTCTTCGTCAAGGCCGCGAAGGTGAGCGAGAAGGGCTGCGCCGCCGAGGATCCGCGCGCCTGTCTCGCGCTTGGCAAGGCGCTCGCCCTCGGGCGTGGCGTGCGACGGGACCAGGTGCGCGCCGCGGCGATCTTCCAGCGCGCCTGCATGGCGGGCCTCGCCGACGGGTGCGAATGGCTGAGCGGGGCCTACGCCTACGGCCTCGGCGTCACGCGCGACGGGCCGCGCGCGCGCGCCCTCGCCGAGCAGAGCTGCGAGGAAGGCAGCCCCCACGGCTGCGCCACCCTCGGCTCGCTCCTCGCCGAGGGCGTGGGCGGCGCGAAGGATCCCGTCGAAGGGGCCTCGGCCGCGCGACGCGGCTGCGAGGCCGAGCCCGCGGCCTGCGTCCACCTCGGCGCGGCGTACGACAAGGGCGCGGGCGTGCCCAAGGACAAGCAGAAAGCAGCCTCGCTCTTCCGGCGCGCGTGCGGCGCGGGCGACGTGACGTCCTGCACGGCGCTCGGGCTCCTCATGGTGCGGGGCGACAGCGTGGCCCAGGACAAGCGGGGCGGCTTCGCGCTCGTCTCCACGGCGTGTGACGCGCGCCTGCCTGCCGCCTGCGCGGTGCTCGGCAGGCTCCTCAGCAAGGGAACGACGGCCGCACCGGATCCGGCGCGCGCGCTCGCGCTTTTCCTGGAGAGCTGTGACGCGGGCGCGGTGATTGGCTGCGGGCAGGCGGCGATCGCCTACGCCGAGGGGAAGGGCACGGCGCAGGACGATGTGCGCGCCGCCGAGCTCTTCCGCCGCGCGTGCGAGGGGCGGCAGGAAGACGCGTGCCTCGAGCTCGGCATGTTCCGCGCCGAGGGGCGCGGCGGGCCACGCGACGAGGCCGCGTCGACCGAGCTCCTCCGAAAGGCATGCGACGGCGAGAACAAGCTCGGCTGCACGCTCCTCGCGGCGAAGCCCGCCGACCGCGTCGCGCTGCGCGCGAAACACCGCTTGAAGACCGACGAGTGCAATGCGCTCATCGAGGTCATCAACACGGGCGTGGAGGACCTCAACAAGGCGTCGGGCCCGGACCCCAGCGCCGATCCGACGGGCGCGCGCGCCCTCCGCGGGATGGCCGACGTGATGGACCGCGTGGAGCATCAGGCGGCGGGCGTCCGCCTGACGGTGCCCGAGCTCGTCCAGTTCAGCGCTGAGTATCGCGGGATGGCCGTCGCCGTCGCGAAGGCCGCGCGCGCCATGGCGAAGGCCGCGGACGCGAAGGACGTCGACGCGATCCACGCCGCGCAAGTCGACCTCGACAAGGCGGTCAAGCAAGAGGACCCGCTCGTCGACGCGATCAACACGTTCTGCCAGGACCCCTGAAGCTCCTATGAAGCATCTTTCGTTCGCCGCCCTTTGCGCCCTCGCCCTCTCCTGCTCCAGGTCGACCCCGACGCCCGAAAAAGAGGCGACCGTCGCGCCGAGCGCCGCGCCCCTCGCCCCGAGCGCGAGCGCCGCGTCGGCCGAGCGCGAGCCGCCGAAGAAGACGATCCCCACGCTCGTGCCCGAGCCGTTCGAGGGCACGAAGGGGCTCTCCGTGGAGCTCTTCGGCATCGAGGGCGCGCTCCTGGTGGCCGAGGGCCTGCGTGTCGGCCGGATCGTCGAGGAGCGCGTCGAGTGGATCGGCAGCATCCCCGAGAACAACCCGGGCCTCGGCCCCACCCGGATCTCCTCCGTCCACGGCTTCTGGCCGGACGGCGTCGACGTCGTTGCCATGAACCTGGGCCGCGCGCCGATGCCCACGTTGTTCCCGCTCACGGGCAAGGGCGTGACGCGCACCTTCGGCCCGGGGGGCATCCTCGGCTGGATCAATGGCACGACCCGGCTCGGCAAGACGACGCTCGTGGTGGGGTACGACGGGCAAGATGGCCACCGGTTCGACACCGTCCGGGGGCCGACGCTCGTGCTGAAGCCCATCGAGGCCGAGAAGGGCGGCTGCAAGGCGGACGAGGTGCAGAAGGCCTGGGGCAGCACGGCGGGAATCGCGCTCCCGCCCAGCGCCATGGCCGCGACCGAATCCGGCACGCTCGTGACGATCGGAAACCTCTGCGAACGGGCGAAGAGCCCAGCCGCGGAGGTATGGGACCAGCCCGGCAAATCACGCATCGTCGAGCTCGGCGCCCTGGTGAAGGAGTTCGGCTACTTCCCCAAGATGTTCCGGGGCAAGGGCGACGACCTCTGGGTCGAGACCTCGCCGGTGCTGCATTACAACGGCGGGAAGTTCGAGCTCTTGCCGACCCTCGACAAACCGATCCGAAACCTCTTCGTCTCGCCGAGCGGCAAGCTCCACGGCATCTCGGGCCGGTCGATCGTCCGCTACGACGAGGGCACGTGGTCCGTCATCGCGCAGTTCCCCCGCCCGATGCACTTCAGCACGATCGTCATGGATGAAAAGGAGACGATCTGGGTCTCGCACAGCGGCGTCTCCCGGCTGCGCGAAACGACAGACGCCGCCGTGGAGGAGGAAGGCTGCAAGACGCCGTTCGTCTACCTCTACGAGGTGTCGTGGAGGAACGACGCGAAATACACCTTCCCCACGACCACAAAGGCGCTCTCCACGTTCCCGGAGGTCGGCGACCTCGGGCTCGTCGAGTATTACGACGACGGGCGGCGCCTCGGCATCACGGTGAAGAGCAAGGAGCAAGGCGAGGCCGTCATCGCCCACGTGAAGGCGAACATGAAAGACGAGCACCCCGAGCTCATCTGTTACGCCCCGAGGGTCCCCCGGGTCATCGAGATCAAGGCCAAGAAGTGAAGCGCGCCCCGGGGCGCCGCCGCGTCACGACGCGCGCGGGCATCCCGTGAGATAAAGCGCCGACCCCGCGACGCCCGCGTCCCACGCGTAGGCGTCGCCGCCAGGCACGGCGCGCGCGATGGCGAGCAGCTCGTCAGGCGTGTAGGCGCGGAGCGCGGAGACCATGCCATCCCACGCCACGAGCGTCGGAATCAGCGGGACGAGGTACGTCAGCGCCCAGCGCGACGCCCGCAGCGGGCGCACGAAAGGGACCAGGACGAGCGAGCCAACGAAGAGCATCGTCATGTTCACGCCCAGCGCCAGCGGCGCGACCACGCCCGGCAGCCGCCGCAGCGCAGGCGAAGCCGCGACGTCAAAAAACGCAAGCGGTTTGCCATCGCGGACCGTCGACGCCACAAGCGCCGCGACAGCCTCGGGCGGGAAGTGGTGCAGCGCGCTCCACATCGTACGCACGCCGTCGAGCTCAGGCGGGACCGCAAGGGCATCCACAGGTTCTTCGCGGTACACGAGCCCAGGATCGTTCCGCTCCGCGACACGCGCCCGGCCCGCCTCGTTCGGGTACCGATCCGTCAAGACGAACCGCACATCCCCGCGTCCCTCGTCCCGCAGCGCCCGAATCGCGTAGAGAGCACCGCCGCCGCCACCCGAGCACACGTCGATCACCTGCGTGCAGCCAGTCCGATCGAGGAGCGCCCCGAGCTTCGGCACGACCCCACGGTAAAACCCGAGGCGATCAAACCCAAAGTCGAGGAGATCCGTGCCGCCATCGCGAATGGCAGCTGGCACCCAGGGGAGGTCTTCGAGCTCGACGAGTTGCATGCGGCGCACGGTCGCGATGATGGGGGTGCCCGCGCCGCGCTTCAAGCCCCCGAGCACCGCCGAGCTGGGGCTTTGCCCCAGACCCCACCGGGGCTATCCGCCCCTGGACCCGGACCAGCCAGGGGCTGGACCCAAGCTCGATGAACTGCGCTCCGCGCAGCTCATCGAACAGGCCCGGTCAAGACCGGCAACGACCCTGCCAACGAAGACAGCCGCGCGGCTGGTTCTGCTGGCAACCCGGCTTCTTCGTCGGCCTGTTTGAAAAACTGCGCGGAGCGCAGTTTTTCAACCCTCGGTCCAGGCTGTGCCTGGTCCGGGTCGAGGGGCGGATAGCCCCCGCGGGGTCCGGGGCAGCGCCCCGGCGCAACGGCCCCGACGCGCCTTACCGTGGACTTTCGAGGGACCCTAGCTCCTTCAGCAGCTTCTTGTGTGTCGCCGCTGCGCGCCGATCGAGTGCTTTTCGCAGCTCGGGGTCCTTCACCTTGCCGCGCTCGGCGTCCCAGTCTCCGAGGGCCACGGCGTCCACCCAGGTGAAGATGTCACATAGATCCTGCGGCATCTCTTCGCTCGGGTTGCTGCACCGTGCATGCATTTCGTCGCGGTCTCTGCGATAGGCCTCCGGGAAGGAGAGTGAGGTGAGGGCATAGGCGCCGTTGACCAGCGAGAGTACGGCGGGGATGACGGGCGCGGCCGGGTACGAGAGGGCCGGATCTCCCGCGTCGGGGTCGAAGGGTGGCCAGAAGACGGAATAGCCCTGGAGTTGCCAGTCCGGACCGGGGCGGTATTTCACCGGGACGAAGGTGGTGGCGGCGTCGCCTTTTTCCCACATGAGGATGCGCCGCGGCGGGGAGACGAGGCTGATGACGTAATGGGTGTAGCAGCAATGCGCGCCCATCGAGCTCTCGGTCATCACGACCTCGGGGATGCCGTCGCCCGTGAGATCGCCGCAATAGTCGGCGCCGAGGGTCTGCTGGAA
Protein-coding sequences here:
- a CDS encoding tetratricopeptide repeat protein — translated: MDRSTAPRLLLGLALFAHAACGGAAPHEPAPKVATSTTAVGACEGTTEVTCRTACDGGNVACCERLGDLVLRDRDRGPSRALAAAEALGKACSGGHARGCQKLSRLMLHGFPGALAADPTQAVTLARRACDGGDPAGCGDLGRMFLHGVGADLDDQRGAPLLANACDAGDGTSCDVLGVALLFGLAVTPDPERAQALFVKAAKVSEKGCAAEDPRACLALGKALALGRGVRRDQVRAAAIFQRACMAGLADGCEWLSGAYAYGLGVTRDGPRARALAEQSCEEGSPHGCATLGSLLAEGVGGAKDPVEGASAARRGCEAEPAACVHLGAAYDKGAGVPKDKQKAASLFRRACGAGDVTSCTALGLLMVRGDSVAQDKRGGFALVSTACDARLPAACAVLGRLLSKGTTAAPDPARALALFLESCDAGAVIGCGQAAIAYAEGKGTAQDDVRAAELFRRACEGRQEDACLELGMFRAEGRGGPRDEAASTELLRKACDGENKLGCTLLAAKPADRVALRAKHRLKTDECNALIEVINTGVEDLNKASGPDPSADPTGARALRGMADVMDRVEHQAAGVRLTVPELVQFSAEYRGMAVAVAKAARAMAKAADAKDVDAIHAAQVDLDKAVKQEDPLVDAINTFCQDP
- a CDS encoding tRNA(His) guanylyltransferase Thg1 family protein; translated protein: MKFDDLETKMRVFETAHDHHVLPGIYMVARLDGRSFTKLVRERKPFEAPFDVRIRDMMVETTKHLMDCGFPVVYGYTQSDEISLLFRRDTDVFGRKLRKYESILAGEASAKFARLLDDHAAFDARISQLPTEKDVIDYFRWRHEDAHRNALGGHCYWLLRSQGLTDRAATRQLEGQSVADRNELLFQHGIQFNDLPAWQKRGVGFHYRDVEHVGRDGRDGSAVVTTRRRLHVEFELPLGMAYTAFVRQRIEEATPSKPGAGDEERPDT